A single Acropora palmata chromosome 5, jaAcrPala1.3, whole genome shotgun sequence DNA region contains:
- the LOC141881404 gene encoding uncharacterized protein LOC141881404, translating to MALQSPESCSNGDFQLGFGASINFKPAFELEVHSPPDSRKRMAQHDKGPAESIEETFVQPEPPKKHKATFSTNVTGHTGRDQNPLTNSSDRMGAQSHQSGSFLSQGMNKSANSDDKGRLETVLRDLGQDMKMVYLKWSQPFAESEAFEAFCPARLDELLKEALRLEQHLKNQKERLRERLMLITRTLQSSLP from the exons ATGGCCCTGCAGTCTCCAGAAAGTTGTAGCAATGGCGATTTTCAGCTTGGATTTGGTGCGAGCATAAACTTTAAACCAGCCTTTGAGCTCGAGGTTCATAGTCCGCCGGATTCGCGCAAGAGGATGGCACAACACGACAAAGGGCCAGCAGAAAGCATTGAGGAGACGTTTGTGCAGCCAGAACCAccgaaaaaacacaaagccACATTTTCAACAAAT GTGACAGGGCACACAGGTCGCGACCAAAACCCCTTGACGAACTCATCGGACCGTATGGGCGCACAATCTCACCAAAGCG GGTCCTTTCTGAGCCAGGGAATGAACAAATCAGCGAACAGCGATGACAAAGGCAGACTGGAGACTGTTTTACGAG ATCTCGGTCAAGACATGAAGATGGTATATTTGAAATGGTCACAACCTTTTGC CGAAAGCGAAGCCTTCGAAGCGTTCTGTCCAGCGCGATTGGATGAACTGTTAAAGGAGGCTTTGAGACTGGAACAACATCTAAAGAACCAAAAGGAACGATTGCGGGAAAGGTTGATGCTTATCACACGAACATTACAGTCTTCATTGCCGTAA